A window from Solanum stenotomum isolate F172 chromosome 5, ASM1918654v1, whole genome shotgun sequence encodes these proteins:
- the LOC125863954 gene encoding uncharacterized protein LOC125863954, which translates to MAPYEALYGRRYRSPVGWFEVGEPGPRRAFGGGLQDSGGYGGHSIEKVELAGYQLKDAAQVWYTQWNDNRPIRVGSISWEVYKKAFLDRFFPREKREAKVEKFINLRQRGMSVQEYSLKFTKLSKHAPSLVSNPRDEMSRFVTGVADTIEEEWRVTMLHDNMDISRLMVYAQQVEESRLRKKSREVKRESPDDGNSSKSKFEGQSGPRFKKKFSNQSSSNAPKPNKDKVPNSKPQGGNRGGSSMEKPTCAKCGKKHKGKCLAGISVCYGCGKSGHQLKIVQTVQPREERVIKLQQVVLMPILPRRIAYMPSNIEVIKRGPRTLLPVCY; encoded by the exons atggctccttatgaagctctttatgggagaagatacaGATCTCCtgttggatggtttgaggttggtgaaccAGG ACCCAGAAGAGCTTTTGGAGGAGGTCTACAAGATAGTGGAGGCTATGGGGGTCATTCTATTGAGAAAGTCGAGTTGGCTgggtatcaattgaaagatgcgGCACAAGTATGGTACACTCAATGGAATGACAACAGGCCTATAAGGGTGGGTTCCATAAGTTGGGAAGTATACAAGAAAGccttccttgataggttctttccccgtgagaagagggaaGCCAAAGTTGAGaagttcatcaaccttcgccAAAGAGGTATGAGTGTCCAAGAATACTCCTTGAAATTCACTAAGTTGTCCAAACATGCCCCCTCTTTGGTTTCTAATCcaagggatgagatgagtcgATTTGTAACCGGTGTGGCCGATACTATTGAAGAAGAGTGGCGTGTGACAATGCTTCATGACAACATGgatatatcaaggttgatggtttatgctcaacaagttgaggagtCAAGGCTTAGGAAGAAGAGTAGAGAGGTGAAGAGGGAAAGTCCCGacgatggaaattcttctaaaaGTAAGTTTGAAGGTCAAAGTGGACCAAGGTTTAAGAAGAAGTTCTCCAATCaaagttcctccaatgctccaaaacccaacaaagataAGGTACCCAActctaagcctcaaggaggcaatAGGGGTGGATCTTCCATGGAGAAGCCTACGTGtgcaaagtgtggtaagaagcATAAGGGGAAATGTCTTGCTGGTATAAGTGTGTGCTATGGATGTGGGAAAAGTGGGCACCAATTGAAGATTGTCCAAACCGTACAACCAAGGGAAGAGAGGGTAATCAAGCTACAACAAGTGGTTCTAATGCCGATCCTCCCAAGAAGAATAGCTTATATGCCCTCCAATATAGAAGTGATCAAGAGGGGTCCCCGGACGTTGTTACCGGTATGTTACTAG